Below is a window of Phyllopteryx taeniolatus isolate TA_2022b chromosome 16, UOR_Ptae_1.2, whole genome shotgun sequence DNA.
GTCGCTGTTGTGGATGAAGACGGAAGACGTCCTGCAGTTGTGCAGCTGACCGGCAGGTGAATTGGGGGTGGGGTGGAGGTGTTGAATGTGGGGGTCTCTTGGGGTGTGCATGCCCATTTACACCAAAGTACAGATatttacacacatacatttgTACAGAGAACAAATATGTACATGCTCAGAGGTATGTCGCCAACACTCTTCTTATTTTCTTCCCCCTCACCTGTAGTGTCCTCAGATGCCCCATGATGTCGCGGGGcacttagcattagcatttagctGTTCTTTAGCAGCGTCCCGTCCTCAGGCGGACAGGAAGTGGAAGCAGCTAGCGTGGCGGTGGCAGAGGAAGCCGACGAGGAAGAAGACGAGGACGGCTGGGCAGGGAAGCAGAGGAGTTGTCCCGCTTCGGTGGGGAGGAGCGAGCACGACCGAAGGTCCACCGTCTGCAGGGACGGACAGCGGCGCAACAACGGGACGCTCTGCTCCGTCACCTTCGCGCAACCTGACACgcgtaaacacaaacacacgcaatgGTTACATGCTCAACATATTGACCATTTGTTGATAACGCAGTGAACTTCCGCCAATTATTATAGATATTGGAGATTTTTAACTCCCGTTTTCTATGAATTTTTAGGGCTGTCGCTATTGAGCATTGTCGCAATGCAATGGAATATTCTGTAGATTGATGGGATAAAACAATTTTGCATTCAAGTTGattgcaaaatcatttttttccgaTTGTTTATGAACGGATTATTGTGCATCATTTTGCTCACAGATTCAAGCGACCATTTTTTCCATAACTCGTTTAGCATTCATTCGGATCGGTTTGGTCTGTGACATCCGTCGGGAAAAGCGTCAAAAATGTCGCGTGCCTGCCAGGTTGAGGTGCGTTAGGGTGTGTCTGAGCGGCGAGGCGGGCGCGGCCAGCGTGGCGACGCTGTGGTCCGACACATTGGCGCAGTGGCTGAGGTCCAGCTTGGCGAGGCGCGGCACGAAGCGCACCAGGAGACGGGACGCCGCGTCGGTCAGGTCCAGCCCGGACAGCCGCAGCTCCGTCACGTTGTGGAAGCGGCCGGCTCGCGGCTCCGTGCCACCGCCGCGAGCTGTGTCACCAATCAGACAGAGGGATTCTTACACAGAGGACTCCGTAGGTCAGCAAAAAGGGCACCAAATTTGCCAAATTGGATTGCCAACTGTGTGGTTAGTTTGAATCCATTTATTTGAACCGCGTTTGTACAGTCAACTTGAGTGGCTGGAAAGTCACctttggaaaaaaagatttctatttattttgcattgttttctcAAATCAATTTCTGTGTTCATATTTGTGGGCGTCTGGAACGTTTGTGGAGTAATTGGCTTTCGATTATTTGCTAACATTTCTTTCTGGAACAAATTCATCATGAAAACCGGCTCCAACGCAAACTTTTGCGTGCAACTGCtcaaaagccaaagaaagaaTGTTGCAACTGTTATTATACTGTGTGCTTCTATTTTGAAGGTTTGACTTTTTACAGGATGTATCAGGCAGATGTTGCCGAGCGGGAGGCTTGTCACTACCTCGACTAGAATCcgtccatcgattttctgtaccgcttatcctcaccggggtcgcgggcgtgctggagcctatcccagctatctaataaataataagaagaatacaTAAAAGCTTGCGTTCTGGAATACGCCTCGCCATCTGATCCTTACAAAATGTTTGGATGAGCGTGCGATGAATGGCCAAGTCACACTACTTTTTGGGTGCACGAAAACCGAAAAAATGCATGCGAATCAGGACgacattacacaaaaaaaacaacgactGAAAAGCGAATCATCTGAAAACTAGCACATGTGAAGGCTGCGGCTCCACTGCAGAGTGATTCGGGAGTCGGGAACGAGTGAATGACCGCCAACGCGAATCACGACAATTACGTctcattttgggggatttttcgACAAAATAGCCAACAGTGGCTAACAGTGGAGGGATTTGCACATGTGGAGAAAAAACGGGCGGCGCGCTCACCTGTCCTATTGTCGGCGGGGGGAGCCAGGAGCTCCCTCAGGTGCGCGTCTTTCAGGTCGTCCACGCCGCTCAAGTCCAAAACGCGCAAACACGAACGCACGCCCTGGCACAATGCCGACACCGCGGGCCACGCAACGCCCGCCACTGTCAGCTCCGCCAGGCCTggagcaacacacacacttatgtCACATGCATGtcaaacacgcacacgcacgcacacacacacacacacacacacacacacacaaacgtttgtcatacacacacaaacatgaactGTATGTCAAACACAAGCAAGTCACCACCAGGACGCAGTTTCTCATTCAATAGCTCGTGAAAGTCtgtatatcacacacacacacgcgcgcacacacacacacacagagagagagagagctgggTGATAAATCAATATCAATGTGCATCGCGACAGACACGGGGTCAAGATCAATAGAAAACACGGATAGGTTGTCGGGTCGAAAAGAAATCATCGGCAGGCGCGAAACCCGCGGGGGCCGAGCTCCGAGGGTCGGCAACGGCTTCGCGCGCGTCCCGATCTCGCCGTTTAGCGGCGCTACGGCACTCCATCAAAATCAAAAGAACTTCTCGAAAGACACGAGACGAGGTCAACACATCGTATTCGCCCATGTTTAGACAGACTAGCCAATGATAATGAGAGTTGCTTCACGCTGAACCAATTATGCGCCATCTATAGAACCACGCAAATGAGCACAGCGCATTAGCAGCAATACTGACGGGACGTCTGGCAAGAAAAAGCGGCATGCGGCGTCATCAGAGAATACCACCAATCTTGTTTTTCACCACCTGAAGCAGTGCCACCCGCTGGCGCACGCATTGTCTTGGAAAGGAGGGATCCAAGTGGGTGATCCAAGTCACGCACCCTCGTGGCCAACTCGCTGGCTGGAAATTGGAATTGCAAAACTTCCAACGCTTCTGCGTGCTCAGACTTTTATTTGTCTGACGCGCGAGTTCCACGGCATGTTCAACGTCTGACAGAAAAGCTAAAGATTCTCAGGGGACACGCGAGATTGAAAGAAAATATCGATATGGTGATATTTATCGCTATcgactgaaaagaaaacaaatggtgagaggatttcccccccccccccataatacCCAGCCCTATGCGTGCGAGACCTGGCAGGCGGCTGATGAGCCAGGTCAGCTGCTTCTTGGAGATGTTGGTGTGTCCCAGGTCGAGCGAGACGGGCCGCCTGCGGATGATCCCGCTGAGCATGGGCGGCGTGATGGAGCGTTGTCGGCTCAGGTCGATCTGACTCCACAGACGGTTGTCGCAACACCTGCGTCGCCACGGCAACCACATCACGCGTCGTTACTTTGGACTATTAGTATTAGGCGAGAGCggcgattcccaaccagtgtgccgtcaGACATCAGAAAACTTTGTAGGTTTGAAACGATCGTACGTACACTACAACATCTATTGACAAGAACAACAAGGAAGCGCGCTTCCACGacatggcagaaggtacaatcaTTCATTTTAGATTTGTGTGATGGAAAACTAGACTCCTCCTAAAAGCTTACGAAGATATGATGTTTTGGGGTGAACAAAGCTAAAATGCACtggtgaacttcatttgaccttctgTCCAGTTTCGAATGCACACGTCTCACGCTTCCACGTTTCAGTACTTCTTGAACATCGGACGTTCCATCTATTCGTGGATCGGCAAATGTTGCAATGTGGCCAGTTTGCgggattcaaaaacaaaaaggaatcgAACGAGCGCTTCAAAGGGCTCCGTGAAAAAGAAATTGAGGATTCCAATTCTACTGCCGCCTCCTTCCTGTTTCAACGCTTGCCGTCGGTGGCGTGTTCCGCCCGACCCAAGGGAGACAAGTCGAGACATCGTCAAGACGTACTGTTTGACTCAAATTTGAAGTTTGAGCCAAATCTTACGCATTTTCCGCTTGTCGCGACTTTCTTTGACAGACGTTAGGAAGACTAGATAGAGTACATGTATTGATGAAAAAGAGCCTTTGAAAGCATACGAATGGCAGATTTGGAAAACTAACTATGCAGAATATTTGAAGTGCCTTTCAGAGCTCCTTATGAAGAGATGGCGGATGAACAGAACTGCGGAAGTAGTCGAAAGAAATGTCACTCATCTCTtcttttttaggaaagtgcaacatcaaaagTTGATCTCCTTTTTCGGAAATGAAGACTGCAGACCAAAACCAAAGTCACAGTTTTAGGAGTCTGAATTCTTATGCTATTCATTTTTTATGAGCTGTCCACAAGCCACGAGTTGGGAATCACCGTTCCTGTGTTTGGGGAGTCGGGAATGATGAAAGATTCCCAACGCAGCCAAATACAAAGGGATTTTCAGTGGACTTTGAAAGGAACTACGTAGGTCcgcttgatgatgatgatgatgatgataccaaaaaaaaatcccaatctCGTGATTCTGGAGTCAAGAATGACGAATGACTGCACATGCGGCGACTGTTCATtctctccttccttccttcatccCGACTCCCTCGTCACTTTCGATTTCGAGAGGAACTACAAGCTGAAATGGCCGTTTGGGCCgaatcttgtcacgttgcccATTCTCATCTTTGATTTTGCTCCTCAGCTCCCAGTTGCCCAACAGCGAATTGTGCAAAAAGCGACAGCCGGCCATTCCAAAGTTTACACGAGATTAAATGAAGTTCATCTTCTAGTGCTTTGTGAGGTTCACCCCAAAGAGGCCAAATATGATCCCAAACTTTTGGGGAGTTTTGTGCGTGCCCTGGCTCACGAAAGGTTGGGAATGACTCGCGTGCGACTCCACGGAGGGACTGACCAGCGGGTCCAGGTGCGACACACGCGCATGCACAGGCACAGCTCGCGCTGGCTGAGGAAGGTGAAGACGCGCAGCCACACGTCGCGCGTCATCACGTGGGCACAGCCGGAGTCCAGGGGCAGGCAGCTGGGCTCGGGGCAGGCGGGCGGCGGCCTCACCAGGTGGCGCTCCATTTGGACGGGACGGGGCGGCGACGGCACGGCGGGGGGGCTGCGCTTCATCACGTGCGAACGCCCCCCCGCCGCCCCCGAGCAGGGCGCCGCCGCCGTGGCTGATACGAGCGGGCCGCCGCCCCCTCGCCCCCTGTCGGAGGCGGGGACAGACGCCGAGCAGTTTCTCTGCCGACTCTTGCCGCCTTTGGTCCCGCCCGCTCCCGCCCCGCCGTGTCTGTGATTGGTCAGCGGGCTGCTGGCGTTCTCCTTCTCGCCGCCGCGCGTGCGTCCATTgtgcgcctcctgcccgttgctGCGCTGCGAGGACGGAGCCATCTGATTGGAGGAGAGCGGCGAGGGCGGCGGCAGGGAGGACGTGTTTTTCCCAACTTTGTCTGAGGGGGGCGGGTCGTCCTCGTCCGTCGTGGCGGCTTTCCTCCCGCGCGGCGCCAAGGTTCCGTCTGCGTCTCCTCGCCGCCGGGCCTTGTCTCCCGCCCGTTCCTCCTCAcgctcctcgtcgtcgtcgcccTCCGATTCGTCGCTGGCGCTGAAGCCCAACTCCGCCAGGCGCCGGTCCCGCTCGCGCTCTCGCTCGCTGCGGCTCCTCTCCGGGCGTTCCGCGCCGCTGTTGCCGTGGGTGACGGGAGGCGGCGGGGGCGCAGGCGAGGAGGGCGAGGAGGCCCCGCCCCCGCGCAGGGAGTCGTCCGAGTCGGACTCGGAGTTGGACTCGGAGCTGGAagaggacgaggacgacgagTCGGGCCGGCGCTCCAGCAGACACATCCTCTTGAAGCGTTCCAGTTTTTCCCGGTGGTGCGAGCGCTGGTCGGCGGCGCCGGACGCCCCGCCGGCGTCGCCCACCGTCGACGAGGAGGCGGAGCCCTGAGGCGGCCCTTCCGCTGAGGAGGCGGGACCGTTCGACtctgccccttcctgtttgggCTTCTACAATCAGGAAGCAAGAGCGCACGTCAGAAGCCCAACAGAACCACGGCACCAGAAAACGTTTCGTGTACCTTTTTGAGCCGTTTCTCGTGCGCACCCTTCATCTGAAAGAGAAGACGCACTTTCAATGAGTGAGGGAGCAGAGGAAGTGCGAAAGTGATGTCGGGCCACCGAGACCACTTTACAAAAATGGCAGAACATTTTGACAACGTCCACAAATGccagtgtgaatgcttgtttgtccatttgtgccctgtgattgtctggcgaccagtcaggggcgtaccccgcctctcgcccgaagtcagccgcTATCTTCGACAGTTGAAAACGGATGGACGGATACATTTGGCTCAAAACTCAATAATAGTTGCTTGAGTGGTCGACAAAGTGGCTAATTTGTAAATTAGCACCTCCctgtttgcagccatgttgttagtgcaagCAGTGCACATTAGAACTTAGCACTACGGAAGAAAATCATTCCCCCccgattttattattattattattttatttttaaatcacccTGACGAAAAAACCTGAATGACTGCACAAAATGTTGTCATGTTCCAACCAGCCGCCGCGCGACCCCTGACCTTCTTCTTGGGCCCGCTGCCGTCCGAGGGCGTCTCCTTCCTCCGCTTGTGGCCGCCGTCCGGCCGAGGCGCTTCCCTCTTGGGCGGCGGCTCGTCAGTCAGCTTCCAGCGGCCCAGCTCGCCATTGTCCAGACGGCGCTTGGCCAAGATGTCTGCCTGCTCCTGCAGCCGCAGAGGAGGGTGAGGAGGGTGAGGAGGGTGAGGGGGGCGAGGGGGGAGAGGGGGAGCGAGGGAGGCCGGGTCACACAGGCGGTACGCCGATCTGATATATACACGCTAGTGTGACGCGGATCAGCGTCTAATTTCACCCAATTGGTCTGAAATACGAAtggatctttgttcatctatcacgTGCACCGCTGACGTATAGCGACAGACCCAACGGTGTCCCAAATGGGCGTCCGCTCGATGGCAGAAGCGCCAACCAACCTGCGTATCCGCTCGTTGcgattcatacaacagaataattggAGTGTTCCACTCAACGGGTCACATCTTGCGCTCAGTGAATTTGGGAGggcggttagagcgtcagcctcgcagttccgaggaccggggttcaatccccggccccgcccgtgtggagtttgcatgttgtccccgtgcctgcgtggcttttctccgggcgctgcgctttcctcccgcatccccaaaacacgcgtGGGAGGTTCATTCGAGTCTCTAAATGCGAATGCGAGTTtatttctgtgtgccctgccattggctggcgaccggttcagggcgtaccccgcctcctgcccgatgacagctcggGATGGGCTCCTGcacgccagcacgcccgcccgcgacccgcgtgaggagaaaatggatggatggaaggaaggataCATTTGGGACTAAAACATGATTTCAGTAGATGGATAACATTTCTATTTGGTGATGTGCCGTAGGATTTTTTGATTGTAAAATATCGTCAGCCTAATAGCAGAATCGCCTGATCATGTTTAACTTCCTATCACggcatcaatcaaaataataccCATGAGCTTGCTAAAAACGTTGAATGGAGGCATCTGGActtatttgttgaatttgtccCGAAAGAGCCTTTGCTGAGCGCAGACCCTTTTGGAGCCGCTCGAAAAGTAGACGGCAACAATGCCCACTGGAGATCACAAACCTCTCCCATGAGTTGCCAATATACAAAATGATTTGGTGTTCAGCTGTGAAAATATCTTGACACATCACAACATGGACAGACGGATATAAAGTGAAAAGTTTGGACTTTTCTTCATAAAATACGCCCAATTTCCAAACTATAGAGCACTGCCACTATTTAGGACAGAAGCTCCAACAGCTGACGTTGAGCTGGTATGTCGTAATTATGCGCCAGCAaagaaatggagaaaacatcACTGATGACAACTACGTAGCCCACGATAGTATAGCAAAATCCCTTTAGTGATTCGATGAATTGTTTCAGCCCGACAGTCAAGTACATAAAATTGGCCACAGTGATTCGATAGCGATCACGACAACGGGATTTGTAGTACTTGTTGTTAGGAACTATCCGGGTCCACTATATCAAAATGATTCCGAGTCGGGAACGAGCGAAGGATACCGAACGCAGCCGCGGTCAAGTGACAAGATGGCGCCACCTACCTTGCTGGTTTTTCCCTCCTTGTGGCACTTGGGACATTCCCAGCAGTTGGGGATCTCGTCGTTGATGATGCCCTCCGCTTTGCCCATCTGCCGCCGCCCGCGCGCACAcggacggacacacacacacacacacacacacacacgtcaagcATTCTTCTTGTGGGTGGCGCTGGCCAACAGGAAGTGAAGGTTGGACGCCCATGTAGCAAATGCAGTAAATAGGCAATTCAATTGAAGATACCTGAAAATCGACACAACGGTCCCATGCCATCACTTTTTTTGGTGTCCTTATGGGGTTTGTGCGATAAAAATGCCCAGAATGCCCCTTTTCCAGCTATTCTAGTTGTTTTTTTACGCCTGGCAGTTGAGAAGGTCGGATTTCTCCTCAATATTcaacatgtaaataagctttgctctgattggatcgctgttATTCTTAGTTTACATATGGAAAACAGCTGTGCTCTCATTGGTCCTTGTGGCAGGCAAGCGTTCATTGCGACGTCGCGTTTGGATCCTGACGTGGGGTCTcgctatcattgtgaagcagaagTTGGATTGTTGATCTGAAAGGGGACGTGGGTGGAAATAAAAAGAGGTTTGGAGGTTAGGCTTTCCTGCGCTCTCATTCACTTGAACATAACTGCTGCGTGAGAGGTTCATTGCTCTTGCACGTTTTGGCGCAAGCTTTGCCATTTCATCCAGTTACATTCCAAACGGGGGGCGTCCcgaggtgtccacacgtgcaccgGGCACGTCGCAGTTCGACGATCGACTTTGCGGTCGCGTCATCGGTCTCGCGTGTCTCGGGCACTCGGGCGGAGCCGTCAACCGATCGCCACCCGGGGGTGAGTCGGCTCCGACggcgggggaagatgccggtccgacgtatcgtgagggtctgctgggaaggtctggcggaatcccccgtcagaaggagtttcaactcccacctccggcagaactttgctCCCGTTCCgacatcgagtccgagcggaccgtgttccgcgcctccgtcggcgctgtggccgtaaggcGGTCGCGGCGCCTGTGGTGGCGGCGATCCCCGAACccgagggatgccgtcaagctgaaggaggagtcctatcgggcctttttggcccgtGGGACTCCCGGGGCGGCCGACGGGTACCGGCCGGCCAAGGTCCTCGGTGgcggatgagattcgcccggagttcctgaaGGTTCTGGATGtcgtggggctgtcctggttggttgacacgcctctgcgacttcgcgtggacatcggggacagtgcctccgGATTGGCAGACTGTGCGTCACGGCCATGAGAAGATCTCACATCTGAATCTTCCCGGGAAGATTCAGAcgcttttgagaaaaaaaacacagcttcaaaaaaattcaacaattcacggcaatggaaaaaaaacagacggcCACCATTTAATTGCCGATGATTTTGATGGTTGACGGATTCGTGCCCGTGATGTATACTTGCAGAAATGCCGTGTTCCCGTTCGGCTGGGTTGAGTTGGGTTGCTCCCAATAATGAGTCACTTTTGATGCGACAAAGACACAGAAACCCGATGGAATGGTTTTGCGAGCCTCACGCCACTCGTCGACCGACCGCACAAATGCCGAACTTAAAGCGGGTCACGCGCTCATCTCGACCTCCGCTATGCATACAAttggattttgatggcatgggaccttaaAGTGGAGTAAGAGCCTCGGCCCTCGCTGGCTCGCCCCCACGGTCGTACCCACCTTGAGGCAGCGGGGGTGTATGATTTCGTTGCAGATAGTGCATTCCATCAGGCTCAGGCTGAACTTGTCCTCCTCCCCTTCCACCGTGTCCTCCTTCCCCGCCTCGCCGCACGCCAGGCACACCGCCGTGTGCGGCAGCACGGGCTGCACACAGAGGTCACAGGTCAGCGCGCAGCACGGCCCTCGCCCTCAGTCGGTTAGCGGCGGTGACCCCCCGGAACGCATCGCGCGCGCTGAGAAAGCCCCGGTTATCGCGCGGGATATGTGCCGCTGTTTTGAAACTTGGACCTCTCCCACGCACTCGAACCCATTAAAAGGCCCTTTTCCGAGTGCTCCTTAAGGCCCGTTGTCATTCTCTCACGGTCAAGAAATCAGAGACCTTCGTGTCGCATGACTTTGATGAAGCGAAAAGAAGGATCCGCTCCGCCTCTCtgcagtgtgcttgcttcaagccaTTTGTCATTCCCTTCGTGTAAAGCTGACttatcaaacaaaaaagaatttggTGTATATTTCAACACCAAAATCTTCAACCAAATTCAAACCAATTTCGCCTCATGAAATTCTGCTAGCTTTATGCGAACAGAAAATGGGGAAAACCAGAGAAGAGCTCGCaataaaagagaattaaacatttaatggcggcacggtgggcgactggttagcacatctgcctcacagctcagaggttgcgggttcaaatccggccccacctgtgtggagtttgcatgttgtccccgtgcctgcgtggcttttgtccgggcactccgctttcctcccgcatccccaaaacatgcgcgaattggagactctaaattgcccgtaggtgtgaatgtgagtgtgaagggttgtttgtttctatgtgccctgcgattggccggtgaccagttcagggtgtagcccgcctctcgcccaaagatagtagcacgcacgcccacgacccgccTGAGGAAAAGTGGCACTGAAAAATAATGAAcgaataaataaacatttcatcGTGCATTTAAACGccaacatgttcaaataaaccaTACGTCAAAAATCTGCCATGTAAATAAGATAATACGCCAAATGTAAACCTTTCACcagctgctactttaacacaaacAGAGCAGCAGCACATGCAAGGAGAGCATCAAAAAAATTTCAATCctcacaggtatatatatatatatatatatatatacatatatatatacctgtatGTGACCGACCATGAGAACACCAGCAACAAGTCGCGTAAagaagaaaacttttttttttttttttaagaaatttgtgattttcttttctttttttgacgtGGGAACAATTACTCCTACTAGAGTTTAGCAGGGCAccctctctgcctcttcttcttgctatTAGTTAAGCTACCCGTCTTCCAGTCCAGCTCGGTACTGCCAGACATGTcgtggcacaacgtggtacaaCACACAAGTTGCGTGGAAGTATTCAAAATCAATTTTTTAACTAACACGGTGTTTGTATGGCCACAATGTTGGCAAGTATATTGCGGGGGGTGCCAGCGATAAAACGCGGTACAACGGGGTGCCGACAATGAACGGCGGCATAGCAGGGTGCCAAGCGCCTGCCACCGCCTCACGTCACGTTGCTCCTAACCTCTGAAATCAATGGGTTCGTCTTCCAATCGGTCGCCTCGCATGCAAGCTCGGTGTGTGCGTCAACTCTGGGTCGCTGGCAGTGtcagttgccatggaaacacagCATCCCCGGCCTACAGCTTGCCTTcgtgtgatgatgtcatcatttgAACACCAGGCTGTCTTGGTGCACACCAGAGGTCAGCAACCTTTGAGTGATAcgtcttgggtactgattaatgtgaaagGCTACCAATTGAATACAcgcaaatttgctcaaattgcCGTGactaatatattattatatcttATTACGAATGATCATTTATGTCAGACACTGATTATCTTCGTGATTTCTCACGATTAGGAAACTGATAactatcaatatgcaacactgtATTTCTCTAAATCTCTGCcagtgttaacattttcaaagaATCAGTTCCTCAAACCTCCCAATGTCCTATCACTGGTGAGCGGGCACCACGTGGGGGGCAGACAGAGAGAGGCGCTTTAAATGTCACTACAGGTTGCGTTTGTACAGCACTATttgtattttggtatttttttgggAGTGAGCTACTCATGACATCTgctagccagaagctgagctgcactatGTTTGTTTCCCGTTGGACTTTCCCTTCTTTTGCCTTCCGTCGTTGGCCTTCGGTTGCTTAGGAGGATTTGATAAGATTGTGCCCATCAAAGGTCAGACCCCTGCGAGCGCCGACGTGTTTCAGTGTCACGGCACGGTCCCCGTGGCAACCTAACACCAGCGCTTTTTGTTGACGCGCGCGTCCTTTCCGTTAGCAGGTAGcgcttgcgtgtgcgcgtgtttcTCACCGCCGTGCACTGCCGGAGCAGGCAGGACTGCTTCATGCGTCCCGGTCCTCCGAACTTCTTCATGTCCTTGCAGAAGTGACACTCGCCGCACTCGCTGCGGGTGCACGCCTGGCAGCGGCGGCAACGCGTCCTTCTGCGCCTCGCCCCCCCGCCCAGCGCCTTACTGCCCGACATCCCCCAACGAGTCAGCTGcaagcacaacaacaacaacaacaacaacgtgacTTTCTTTTCTACAGTTGAACCTCGCTCCACGGACAGCACTTTCAAACAAACTTCATGCGACATTTTGGTTTCCCAGTCTTGTCATGAACACATTTGCTCACTTTTGCTTTTTCTGGCACCGTGAAAACAGCATTGGCGccgtatctttgttttttttgctcaaaatgAGCTTCTGTGTGGCTCCAAACGAACTGGCAGCAATAATGTTCATTATTAGGAATTTGCTGTTGAAGCACAATTTGGTTTGGACAAATCTAATCGTCTCATAGTCCTAATTAGGGCCCAACTGATTAATCGGCCAATATTAGATCTTTGCAAATGAGCAAAACTTTTTTTGAAACACATAGAGACAGTTCATTACattcaaacattaaaaagtgttataaagttaaaacaaatactaaaggacaatgtattgtaaaacagtcaaacgTACTAAGTCATCTTTGTTGTTGTACGACCCcaaaagaagttattttatcCACTATATAGCTTTTAAAGGAATCAGTTGTCTGACTTTTTTTGGCCAAATATCAGAATGGGCCTCAAAAAACCCAGATGGGTCGGGCGGGCCCTGGTGCTCATGTTGACAACCCGGAGCGAGCGTTGTGATCAAGCTCATATTAGAGCAAAGGCGCAAAATGGACAAATGAAAAAGCTCACTGGCGATAGATCGCGTCCACGGTACGTGACAGCTGTTCATATTGTTTCCAAAGGGCTAAGCCGTTGCTCAGTGATTGACTAGCAAACATACCGTTTTGTTTCTTCAAAGAACCATTACCACTTTGTTTCTTGCTCATTTTAATGAATGCCTGGTCCTCCAAAAAGGTACATGACCTCAAAAATGCCACCAAGACAACGAAAATGTAGCCGATTCCA
It encodes the following:
- the zgc:158376 gene encoding F-box/LRR-repeat protein 19 isoform X2 encodes the protein MSGSKALGGGARRRRTRCRRCQACTRSECGECHFCKDMKKFGGPGRMKQSCLLRQCTAPVLPHTAVCLACGEAGKEDTVEGEEDKFSLSLMECTICNEIIHPRCLKMGKAEGIINDEIPNCWECPKCHKEGKTSKMKGAHEKRLKKKPKQEGAESNGPASSAEGPPQGSASSSTVGDAGGASGAADQRSHHREKLERFKRMCLLERRPDSSSSSSSSSESNSESDSDDSLRGGGASSPSSPAPPPPPVTHGNSGAERPERSRSERERERDRRLAELGFSASDESEGDDDEEREEERAGDKARRRGDADGTLAPRGRKAATTDEDDPPPSDKVGKNTSSLPPPSPLSSNQMAPSSQRSNGQEAHNGRTRGGEKENASSPLTNHRHGGAGAGGTKGGKSRQRNCSASVPASDRGRGGGGPLVSATAAAPCSGAAGGRSHVMKRSPPAVPSPPRPVQMERHLVRPPPACPEPSCLPLDSGCAHVMTRDVWLRVFTFLSQRELCLCMRVCRTWTRWCCDNRLWSQIDLSRQRSITPPMLSGIIRRRPVSLDLGHTNISKKQLTWLISRLPGLAELTVAGVAWPAVSALCQGVRSCLRVLDLSGVDDLKDAHLRELLAPPADNRTARGGGTEPRAGRFHNVTELRLSGLDLTDAASRLLVRFVPRLAKLDLSHCANVSDHSVATLAAPASPLRHTLTHLNLAGCAKVTEQSVPLLRRCPSLQTVDLRSCSLLPTEAGQLLCFPAQPSSSSSSSASSATATLAASTSCPPEDGTLLKNS
- the zgc:158376 gene encoding F-box/LRR-repeat protein 19 isoform X3, translated to MSGSKALGGGARRRRTRCRRCQACTRSECGECHFCKDMKKFGGPGRMKQSCLLRQCTAPVLPHTAVCLACGEAGKEDTVEGEEDKFSLSLMECTICNEIIHPRCLKMGKAEGIINDEIPNCWECPKCHKEGKTSKEQADILAKRRLDNGELGRWKLTDEPPPKREAPRPDGGHKRRKETPSDGSGPKKKMKGAHEKRLKKKPKQEGAESNGPASSAEGPPQGSASSSTVGDAGGASGAADQRSHHREKLERFKRMCLLERRPDSSSSSSSSSESNSESDSDDSLRGGGASSPSSPAPPPPPVTHGNSGAERPERSRSERERERDRRLAELGFSASDESEGDDDEEREEERAGDKARRRGDADGTLAPRGRKAATTDEDDPPPSDKVGKNTSSLPPPSPLSSNQMAPSSQRSNGQEAHNGRTRGGEKENASSPLTNHRHGGAGAGGTKGGKSRQRNCSASVPASDRGRGGGGPLVSATAAAPCSGAAGGRSHVMKRSPPAVPSPPRPVQMERHLVRPPPACPEPSCLPLDSGCAHVMTRDVWLRVFTFLSQRELCLCMRVCRTWTRWCCDNRLWSQIDLSRQRSITPPMLSGIIRRRPVSLDLGHTNISKKQLTWLISRLPGLAELTVAGVAWPAVSALCQGVRSCLRVLDLSGVDDLKDAHLRELLAPPADNRTGCAKVTEQSVPLLRRCPSLQTVDLRSCSLLPTEAGQLLCFPAQPSSSSSSSASSATATLAASTSCPPEDGTLLKNS
- the zgc:158376 gene encoding F-box/LRR-repeat protein 19 isoform X1 codes for the protein MSGSKALGGGARRRRTRCRRCQACTRSECGECHFCKDMKKFGGPGRMKQSCLLRQCTAPVLPHTAVCLACGEAGKEDTVEGEEDKFSLSLMECTICNEIIHPRCLKMGKAEGIINDEIPNCWECPKCHKEGKTSKEQADILAKRRLDNGELGRWKLTDEPPPKREAPRPDGGHKRRKETPSDGSGPKKKMKGAHEKRLKKKPKQEGAESNGPASSAEGPPQGSASSSTVGDAGGASGAADQRSHHREKLERFKRMCLLERRPDSSSSSSSSSESNSESDSDDSLRGGGASSPSSPAPPPPPVTHGNSGAERPERSRSERERERDRRLAELGFSASDESEGDDDEEREEERAGDKARRRGDADGTLAPRGRKAATTDEDDPPPSDKVGKNTSSLPPPSPLSSNQMAPSSQRSNGQEAHNGRTRGGEKENASSPLTNHRHGGAGAGGTKGGKSRQRNCSASVPASDRGRGGGGPLVSATAAAPCSGAAGGRSHVMKRSPPAVPSPPRPVQMERHLVRPPPACPEPSCLPLDSGCAHVMTRDVWLRVFTFLSQRELCLCMRVCRTWTRWCCDNRLWSQIDLSRQRSITPPMLSGIIRRRPVSLDLGHTNISKKQLTWLISRLPGLAELTVAGVAWPAVSALCQGVRSCLRVLDLSGVDDLKDAHLRELLAPPADNRTARGGGTEPRAGRFHNVTELRLSGLDLTDAASRLLVRFVPRLAKLDLSHCANVSDHSVATLAAPASPLRHTLTHLNLAGCAKVTEQSVPLLRRCPSLQTVDLRSCSLLPTEAGQLLCFPAQPSSSSSSSASSATATLAASTSCPPEDGTLLKNS